From the genome of Glycine soja cultivar W05 chromosome 14, ASM419377v2, whole genome shotgun sequence:
TCAAGGTACGTGGGCCTCCCGAATGCCCTCTTGGGCCTGCTGTAGCTTCTTCCTATTAatcttccttaaaaataattttgtaactaattaagaagtaaaatatttaaactacaATAGGTCACATGTTCACTAAGACTATGTTTGAACTAATGGAGTGAAATGAAATGGAATCCATTCCATTCGATCCAAAACTGCTCCTTTTCTTCCCCCCAATTTGGGGGTACTGGGTGGAACCagtttttctaattcaattccattgcatcataaaatattaaaacaatgcAACGGTAAATTTATTTCATTCCATCACATTCCACCCATTGTTGGTAATCCAAATCCAAATATGGCCTAAGATAGTCAGTGGTCCCATGGGCAGAGAGCATATTGTTGTTTACACTAAAAACCTAATGGGCTTAAATATACTGCAAACTATATGAGAATATAAAGTCTATAACATAtatcaataaacataaataaacagttaataacatttatgatatattttgacACACACAAAACACTAAtagtaataacattaattaaaggAAACACATTTTTACAATCAAAATTCAGAGATGAGagatttatgataattatacCGAGTGATTTGGCACCAGATTATACAAAAGATTACCATGGTATATATTTTAAGTTGCACCCTGAACTTACGCTTTGGCAGTGCCAAGTATAACTTTCATGCGGGCCTCCCAGGTAAGTGTTCCATATTGATGCATGTCTCCATGTAACCATTGTTCTAAGTTACCATTGTTCACATATTCATACACAAGCAGCCTGAATATCAATCAGGAAGCACATTCATTATGACAGATAAAGAGACATAACACAGAGAAAAGCTTATGTCCAATTTCGGACTAAGTAGAATATGACTATCATAAACCCAAAGCTGGCACTATTATTGAGAATGAATGTGCAATATAATACAAAGTGTTAGTGGATACTAATGTAGGAAaacaaagaatattttttacctGTGAACTCCTTCTACACAATATCCAAGAAGGCGTACAAGATGCTTATGTCTAACATGGCCTATAGCCTCCACTTCAACCCTGAATTCTTTCTCAGCTTGGCCCCTAGGAATTCAATGCAGAACTCAATTACATAACAAGATTAAAAAAGAAGTCATTGTTTATGTGTAGTGTCAGAAACtggcagaagaaaaaaaattaaagggtacaccattgataaataaatatcctTACAAGTTGTTAAGAAGCTTCTTCACTGCCACCTCGGTTCCATTAACCAGTCTGCCCCTGTAAACAATCCCATATCCACCCTCGCCAATGATGTTCTCGCTTGAGAAATGATTGGTTGCCATTTCCAGATCTCTAAGTGTAAACCAGTGGCCCCACCCAAGATGAGAAAATTCTGGCAAGCCAACTAAAGGAGAGGCAGTGGCCAGCCCTCCATGTGACAACGTAGATTGCTTCTTAACATTCCCAGAGCTTCCTTCTTCGGCGGACATTGAACTCAATCCTCTCTCATGATGATAAATTGAGCTGCACTGACTGATATTATCAGGATCACCAGATTTGCTATTTCCCAAATGAACTGATACATTATCTGAATTCTTGTCACTTGCCTTGTCATGAACAGGAATAACCACATTTTCTGGTTGAACATGAGAACTCTGCACCCCAACCTTGTCAACATCGATATCTTTTGAGAAATTTGGTATTTGGGATACAGAATACTTGTCCAGAGATCTCCTAGACTTTCTCCGAAACATCGCCCATATCGATAATATACACAAAATCAGCACTATAAATGCACCGACACCTATCCCAATCAAAACCCATCGTTTCAAACCCAAAAATGACGTCTTCTTTGACAATTCCATATTCAAAGAACTGTTGGATGACATAATTGGTTGCACCGAGTCAATCAATATCATCCCCACAAGTTCTTCAGCTGGTAGAAC
Proteins encoded in this window:
- the LOC114385382 gene encoding probable receptor-like protein kinase At2g42960; the protein is MILIDSVQPIMSSNSSLNMELSKKTSFLGLKRWVLIGIGVGAFIVLILCILSIWAMFRRKSRRSLDKYSVSQIPNFSKDIDVDKVGVQSSHVQPENVVIPVHDKASDKNSDNVSVHLGNSKSGDPDNISQCSSIYHHERGLSSMSAEEGSSGNVKKQSTLSHGGLATASPLVGLPEFSHLGWGHWFTLRDLEMATNHFSSENIIGEGGYGIVYRGRLVNGTEVAVKKLLNNLGQAEKEFRVEVEAIGHVRHKHLVRLLGYCVEGVHRLLVYEYVNNGNLEQWLHGDMHQYGTLTWEARMKVILGTAKALAYLHEAIEPKVIHRDIKSSNILIDDEFNAKVSDFGLAKLLDSGESHITTRVMGTFGYVAPEYANSGLLNEKSDIYSFGVLLLEAVTGRDPVDYARPANEVNLVEWLKTMVGTRRAEEVVDSSLQVKPPLRALKRTLLVALRCIDPDADKRPKMSQVVRMLEADEYPLREDRRKRKSGTASMEIETVKDISGPSDAEKMGISESHVEE